CATGAGCATGGCTACGCTTTCTCTAGTGACTGATAATGTAGATTACACGGCAGAATGCGGGActcaatgaataaataaaaaatgtaacagctttcgctgattactGCGGTAAGCTGTTAAGCATAGCTGCACAAAACTTTTTGTGCTTAACCGATAATTCCAACGATTTATGTATGGCTCATTAGCTATTTTGAGCGGACTCTGACGAAACTGATGGCCATTGCTTCACTACGCTTTGTAAGAAATATTCACCAGtctcagaagagagagagaaatacggaaaggcagggaggttaactaggcagcaccAGTCTCGGAGCAAACCAAAAACTTGGCACCTCGGTTCGGAGTGGACATTCTTGTGTTTATGTAGAATTTGCAGCCGGTGCCTGCAGTAAGTTAAATAATGTTTAATCAATTTCTCTACCTCTAGGAGCACCAACCCGATAATATGTGCACTGACACAGAAGAGAACTGATAAATATTTTTAACAGTATCAAGGCAAAACAATTATGGCATGTATAGCCATCCTATGCTACAAGTTGCGTCACAAACCTTACGCAAGCAGAGTTGCAAACTTCAACTGTGTGATGTGTTCAGTACAACAAGCAAAATGAATCGATTTGGCTTAGTGTGAAACGTTTACACTTCTTTAACGCCGTTGTTCATCGACTCTCTACGCTTTATGTCACAGAAGGCGACGTAGGTACTAGTCCACCGTATACGCTTTCAAACTAGCTCGTTTTTCTTATGTTGTATAGAGAAACAGGATACGCACTCACCTCGACGTAATACAGATAACCTTCCGTCCTTGTCAAGTTTCCGGCATGGCCTAACGGATGTTTCGGGTTGAGCTTCGCGCTGACACCGTTGTACATCGGATCGGTGAGCGTGAAGCTGCGGCCGTACGTGGCGATTCCCGGCACCATCTTGTACCTGGGCACACCGGCATCGCTCCACCTTCCAAGGCAGGATTCCTGAGCGTAGTAATacgcagatcgaacagccagctggAGCTAGATGCTCAAAATATTGGCATCTACCGGGCACATTTTCGGTGGCTTAAGTTGTGCCTATCGCGCATCAGTGAGCTaacaaaattctagaggttttCAGGATAGCGCTAGAAACATTACTGTTTCAAAGATTTTCTTCACTGCACAAAGAACGTCGTCTTTTTTCCCTTTTGTGGTTCCTTACCACGTATTCCTTCGAACTGCTCGGGTGTCATGGCCTTCAGTGCTCTGTGTCTCGGTGTcggctcaataataataataattggttttctggggaaaggaaatggcgcagtatctgtgtcatatatcgtttgacacctgataaagagataaaggagataaaagagataaaggagggaatgaaagaagaaaggaaggacgaggtgccgtaggggagggctccggaataatttcgaccacctggggatctttaacgtgcactgacattgcacagcacacgggcgccttagcgtttttcctccataaaacgcagccgccgcggtcgggttcgaacccaaatTATTTTGCATTGTCGCCTCAAGCCGCTTATGATTCCGGGAGCCAACTAGAAACTCGCAATCTACCGCCTAGGTGCACCCAATATATGTTTAATATTAGCCATCGGATAATCAAGCAATTAATAGCGTTCACCGCTGTTCCCTAGGAATAAACCTATATAAACAACAAAACCGATTAGAACCAATAAATAAGAATGAGTGAATGTCGCCAGTTGGTCGCACTGTAGATATTGAGAGATACCTCTCCTTTTCTACAATCTACTAGTTGTATTCCCCCTAAAAACAAATATTCACCTTTTTCAGCACGTAGGAGGAATCTCAACCTGGTGGGTAAGCTCTTTAAGCGACTTTTTCCAGATGGGGTATTAAGGCGTGGCGCTTTAGACTTTTTCGCATGCGGTCAAAACTGCTGGTAAAGGGTGGAAATTTATGACCGTCGCTTGTAACTCCACATAGTTGTCAGGCGAAGCGTCGTAAGTCAACAGCTGCGTTATATCAGACAGGAGCTTCATGCTCAGCCCGCGATCTGGTATGCGCAATTAAACGCTTTGGTCTGGAATTCTACACGATCCtatctcaggacacaggcgcaCCACTTAATATATACAAAAATAGATTGGTCTTTGAATACCACAGCCTCTACGTTTTCAGTATAAACATGCACGCTAACTGCAGAAGATAAAGTCTAATTATTGACTTTTAGTTAATTGCTAAGGTTGTGATAAAAAAATTACCACTCTTTATGCCCGCTTGGCTGCATAACCTATTGAAAAAAATGACTATTGCGTACTGCTCTATGCAGTTGTTGTTTTGAAATCCGTAAACCTAATTTTTAACGCCCTGTGCAAGACATTATATGaagagagctaaaaaaaaaacttcgacatAGTTTAATGCAGTTATATAGCTATGCTTCGCTCTGCTCTTTAATTGCACACCCTAACGTCGCACTTCAACTAGAGCCATCGATCCTTTTAACTTGAAGGGGAATGCGAATCTTAAAACTATTGTGTTTATTTATGGTAGCATTCTTGGTAAAATCAtcctggaagtttttttttatgtaaggGTCCAATTTGCAATTAGAGATTAAATTTGACCACCAGAATTTGAGTTACTCGGAGTTTTGTGGTTTTATTTTGGATTTTACAGGCCCTTAGCCAAAAAATCTTTATAAATTATTTGAATCGTTGCAGAATTGAATCGCCCAAGATACACTTTGTGCTGTTGggctgtttttactttttatgcAGTCAAAATGCACTGGTAAAGATTTATGCATAAACCTTACAAAACGGGTTCGCGTGTAATTTAGGAATGCAAATAATTAAATTTCATCACCGCCCAGCTGTGTACTTCACGATTCAATTTATGCCAAGCTGATTTAAATTACCGACGGCAAACGAGAGAAAAGCCCGCAAGACAAAGATTGCATTTTAAAATCATGAACACAGATAAAGAGGCTTGAAATCTGTGTGCACTAATTCAGTCGCAGAAATCCAGTCGCGGGATAACGACTATTGCTTTGGTTGCGCTATAGATGTGATAACATCTTGAGAGGTGTCAAACGAAAGGGGGCGAGACAAGCTTTTCAACAGAAGCAAAATGACAGCGATCGGAGAGCAGTTAGGGAATTGCAGTCGCGTGAAGTGGAACAACATTCTAAAGCTCGAGCTAAGTTTTTCTGCCGCGCTACTCGCTAAGTATTCATTTTGTTGGTACTTTGGGATCGTTTTGAGAGCGGATATTTGGCGGAAATATAGTTAGAAGTATATTTAGTGCGAAAacttatttttccagaaatagaATTTTTCGTGATTTTTCGCGATCTCTTAAGAGAAGCGCCAGTGATAAGTGTTCAATATAGCCGAGATTTGTACAGTTGCTATAAGGTAAACGACCGTAGCTTTAATACTACTGGGTTCATTTGTTATGAAGTCCGGTAAATAAAATGACAACCCGGGATGCGGCCACGATTTTGTTTTAATTATTAAAGCATTTTGCTACACATTCTGTCCTCAATTTAGAGTCACAGAATTTGCGTAAACAAGACAGCCATGAAAACCTTGCAGATAGTCATGCCACTGTAATAATGCGGTACCGCTATATAACTCTCCTCGCCTTCTATCCTTCAGAGTCCACAAATGGTTAGCGACATGTAAGGTACTTCTTCTGTAGCAGTGCACGCAGAGGTCATTGTAACCTTACGGGGCATTCGTAGATGCGTGCACGAAACGTTGCAGATACTATGCATTTACAATTATGCCACGATGCCATAGAGTTAAATAGATTTCGCATCTTAAATGACTCTGTGTCTGGCGTTCCTTAAACGCACCAAGTCATCACCACATTTTCGTCAGACTCATGCTATAAGTGTGAAATTTAATAAATGTCTCGACCACCTTGATGAACTGAAGTATCTTCTCAACGTCCTTTTCAACACTGATAAAAGGACCGGGCCTCTCCAAGTGGAAGTTGACACCGTCGAGGCCCAAAGAGTTGATCCACGAAAAGATGGTGTCCACGAGATGTTTCTCATCCTTGTCATTGCGCAGACATTTCAGCAGGCTCTTCACGTGTGCGCCACCGCCGTAGCTGAAGAGAACCTTCAGCCTTCGGTTGTCGTGCTTAAGGTTTACCAGCTCTCTTATTATATCTAAGAACACCGCAAAGCAATATACGTAGTCTGATCGCATACCGAATAAAATTTGCGTTTTAAAGGTGATATAACATCAACGTTCAACAGAAGCTACAGATAAAactgttgtagcggcgggtgccgctcaagtacatgaactgctagcaaccaaaaccatcccggtttGTTTCCACATACattcatatatatacacatagcgacactggtgcctctggcggcaggtgatccccaaaccgaaaccggaaccacatatacaacatattcccttccttataaaaaaagacagctacatGGGTCAGTGATTTAGTAGTGGTAGAACGTTAGTACTCttttacagaattatatttacagtaacaacaatgtgcttgtcttatgcacttaatacaaaaatataaaacaaaaagaggaaaacaagatacaactccatttatgtccatatttcacaacgtcagcaaactcaacactcgtgcagattgtgacacgttcacgttcactgcaaaacgtgtctttctgtacttagtgtccatagcggtctggaggtcgtctattccttgatggctgtaccctacgctgaggtcccgatgcttctgagaaaccactggcggcaggcgaagtttcttccggctcacagccggtcactggtgacataggcggctgcttcgcagcagccacagctgaagttccggttggcgcttctgaaacgggtctctccaaggtgtgcggtgagctgctttccctagcggtgtcctttgtatcactcctttccccccacccacagatagatgcagaagctcgtggcatccttgacaactttgaagcgtTCCACGTTTTTCCATCATCAAGTTGGAAGGACGATTGCCCCTGTTTTCTTATAACTTTTCTTGGACGGCTAAAAGccaggtcacctttaaaagcagtttgtctgcgtactcgtacaaggtcaccaacattcactttggtttcccttgcggccctgcgagcatctgtgtatagtttactggattgctgcttttgcttcacccgctcgcgtaggcggtgaagctctgaagtagggtcggttgcaaatattgcggacggatacccaacgacatcgaaccgagtccttggtagacgtccatgcaggagaagtgctggagcaactgcagttgtggcatgcggcgtacaacggctttgcccgcgtgggttcgaatcccatcctcgtcgccaatgttgtagcggcgggtgccgctcaagtacatgaactgctagcaaccaaaaccatcccggtttatttccacatgcagtcatatatatacacatagcgacactggttcctctggcggcaggtgatccccaaaccgaaaccgaaaccacatatacaacaaaAACAAAGCGATTTTTCGAGGAATGCCCAATGAACTTAAAAAACAAGCATCAGCTCTTGCTGACGAACAAATGTTGTACCTTGCCTTATTGAAGCCGCGCATTGACTCCAAATGGTATTGTTTCTTCTCAGGCGCTGGCAGCATTATTACTGCAACATGTGTAATACACTGTCAGACACAGTGAAAACAAAACTACTGTTCGGTACATCGCGTGACTTTCAGCgaaattttcaacttcgaatttcATGAATGTGTTGCACGTTTTTTCCTTCCAGGTGAATATAACATCAGGCGCATTGCTTCTAATAACACAACACAAGTGTTGCATTTTGAATAATTATGAATTCCTTAGGTATCTGGCTACTAACGAATGCGCGAGCTTTGAACAGACAACAAAAAACATGTTATCCTAACGGTTCATGAGAATGGCATAGCACCACTCACCTGTGAAGCTACTGCCTAACGAAACATTGAAGAGTGAAGAAAAACCTTCCCAGTTAAAGCTGTTATAACCTTGTTAGAGGACTTCATTTTTTCTCGCATATGTTCTGCACTTATGCAAGAGCCTCATGCCACGCTACCAAAGTCGAAAACTATTTGGGACAAGGCGTCCCTCATTGCACATTCTGGTGACGCTCTCTTACAGCGGCTGGTTGCTGGTTTTGCTGGTGCGAAGGAGGATAACATAGTGGCCAGTGCGTGACACTCACATGCAGGAGCTGCCCACGTATCCATCTTAAAAAActcaagcagaaaaaacaactggCAAAATAGTAGCGAATTTTTCTTGTCAGCCTTCACACATGCTCGTTTCCAAGTTCATTTTCGAGCTGGTCCTTCTTCCTTCTGCAGGATCCCTGCCCGTTAGTGTTAGCGGTGCTGACTAGTGTCATCTCCGCGATGTGGGAGGTAAGGGAGGTTTTCTGTTTTTAGCTCCTTATTTTCTACAGCTGTGGTGCCAGCATGATATGGATAACACCAGAACTCCCACGATATTTTCTGCAATTTTAGCAGAAATACCTATAAAAAACAGCCTGTTTTCTTTCACACactcattctttttctcagtTCTGGCGTGATTAGCGGCCAATCTGAACTACGGTTCTTTCTGAACAcgcaaggaaggaaaaaaaaaaccacgcacCCTTCTCGTCCTTGTGTCCCCGCTTGTGGAACACAAACTCGCCGGTCTTGTTGTCCGTCTCCAAGTATGAGTAGACAACGTGGGTGCACTTGTCAGCCGGCACGGCACCCGCCTTGAAGCGCCGCGTCCCAGTGCGCTCGAAGCCGACGGCCCGCACGAAGCACACCAGGGGAGCCTCCTCCTGGCGTCGTGACAGGATACGGCGACGCTCGTCCTCGGCTAGCTTCTCATCCTCACCGTCATTGTCCGCCATCTCTGATGGCCACTCTACATTTGCCCCTTCAGTAGAGTAAGAATGTTGAACTACCAATAACTGTGTACAGAATACATATATAGCGTCTGATACGCTCTTGTCACAACGGTAGCTAATGAATAACATTGTGGCGGTTATAGTTACGGTCAGAGATGCGACCCGGGTCTGTAGTCTGTAAAATGTGATTCCTAGGCAATGAAAATATGCTCTCGGTGGCATTACGATCAAAATTCACTTGCGTCATGTGTGTTTCGCTGGTTGCGGAATGCGTGTTGATTGTTTTGCTATGCATCAGAGGTAGCCCGGAAGTCCGGGAGTTATGTCGGTTGCACATTCAAGCTGCTTTTGGTGGCGTCTGAAGACAACTTATGGAAAAAAATGATGGCTTTTTTACAATGAATCAAAAGAGGAATGTTGCTTGTAAGTTAAAATTTTTAAAAGCATGAAAAGCTTAGTCTTTAATTAAGTTATGGGACCTTAAGAATGCAAAATAAAATTTATCAACGCAAACAATTACTCGCAATCTGCATAAAGAAAATTCGTgaaacgttaatttttttccttcatgctgAAGTAAATCTGAGCACACTCGATATGAGGCCGTCCACGATTAGTGTGCCTGGCTGTTATATAGAGGTTTTCGCACTAGTTCTCGTAAACAACATTTTAAGAGCAGGAAAATGGACTTACCGTCTTTCTCCATTTCGTCCTCGTTGTCGGCGTAAAGAAGCACTTTCGTGTGCTGCAATTTTTTCTGTATGCCTTTCCGAATGGCACCGTTGTCCATTGCCCCGCCATGATCACCCTTTATTCCGCCTGTTTTGATTTCTTTGCGGTCGTTCCAGCCTTCTACTGAATTTCTCTTGGCCTCCGCAAGGCCCATATGGAGGCCGACGGCAAAAAATGGCTGCTAGCAACAACCATACGAATGGCGCTGATACCATGGTGTCCTGCAGGAGATCGTGTTTAATGCTGGCGTACGAAACAGGAAAACTTCATGCAGAAATTGTTAAACGGCGTATATTGCTTCCGCTAACGAATACTGCTGTGTGTAGTTTGATGCCGTTGTGTTTAGGTTCTTGAACATTAAAGCACTTGCAGGGGAGGCCTCATAAACACCCCATACACTGAATCGGCCCCGCGGATCGCCATTCAATCCCGTACAAATTCCTAGCTACTCTCCCCATTTACACTCTGTTCTTGAACACCCAGGTGAGTATGGTGTCCGGTGTCCGAACGAAGGGAACGAACAGCCGTAGACGGCAACACAGGGTACACGGTACATTTCTAGTAGGAAGTGTGGGTTCCAGAAAAAAAGAGAGCTGCTGATGATGGTAGTGCAGccaaaaaggaaaatgaaactgAAACTTGGATGAGATGGAACGTAAATTCCTGCTtgaaagaaaaacgaaacagACGTAAAGCCACAGTACTTATGTGGGGTGTCTGTCAGGTGGACGGCGCTCTCTTGCCATTTGGCGCAGCGCTTGTCCTTTGTCGTTGTACTAAGTAGGAGTTAAAGTGCTTGCCTCAAATGCTGGAGGAGGAGAACTTAGTATATATGTCGTCGTTTCGGCTGGTGCAGGTTCGGTGTGATCTCCAGAAGCATTTTAATTATTGTTTGGGGTCAGTGCCCAGGGCAGTGTAGTCAGACCTGTTTTATGGTGCGTTAACTAAATTGGGTGAATTCCAACAGTGGCCATCACTTAACAGAAAGGAATTCAAGGCACTCTTTCTATTTTTTATGGACGCATGCGTGAAAGCATTGCCTTGGTTGCAGCTGTGGGAATTCTCACCAGaactaggaggaggaggaggaagaggatgaCGAAAGGCCGGGAGGTTAACCGGTAGATGTGACCAGTTTGCTGCCATGCACGGGGGTAGGGGATGAGGGGATAAAAAGGTGACGGAGAAAAGGAAGTGATGAGAAAAAGCCAAAGGCGAAAAGGCATCGGCAAAGTCagagcctgtcgtgcaggccctGAATGCTTTTCTTTTGCCGCTGGTTTTTGCCATAAGCCACGTAGTATGTATATAACACTACAAAAATGTGTTCCCAAAAGCATCAGTTTTCGAATTCCTCATCGTGGAGAATGTCTTCTCAAAATTTAGGCACAATAAAATATTATTAGCTGATCATAAACAAAACCTACATTTGAAGAGAGCCTGACAGAACTTTCGGGGCTAACAAGCAAGCAGACTCATCCAGAAGCCTTGTAGATGTTAATGAACAATGAGTGCTTTTCCTCTCACCGAGCGATGTTCCTACCACGAGTTCATTATGCGCAAGGCCTAGCACCTTGCGACTGCCCCGAAGCCAGTGCAGAAGGAACACGCGCTGCCATATACCTCTCCCTCGAAGGTAGGCATACATAATGAATCGTCTTGTTTCCGAACTTCACGATCTTGCTTCATACGAAGTCCCACTTATGCCAGCATATAAACGGAGCCTTTTCTTGCCCGTTCAGAGCCACGGTCCCAGCTGCCTCCTACATGCTGCCAAAAGAACTATTTTCATCCTGAGAATGAACGTCTTGAGGCAATATTGGCCTTTCATACACTTGCTCCGCTTACCATGTGCATCTGAACAACCGCCGGGAACCTTCGGTAAATAAAACCGGCAGCCTTTTTTCTCGAAAAGCGTTTGTTCGGATCTCGCGTAGATATCCGAtaactttcattttcttttgcgccactggaagaaaacaaaagcctccAATAATTCTCAAGCCACCAATAATTCTCTCAAAACAGATGCGTGTTTCCGTTATATGGAATCAGTCTTGTCGCCGTTGGAAAGTGTTATTTAGTGCAAGAACGTCTGTCAGCAATGGTGTGCGTAAAAAGTCTCCAATTTTATTCTCTGTGCCGTCCTCGAATTTTGTATCTTAAAACGCGCGTTCAGACCAGTGGTATTCGACAATGTTGTGTCATATTATTAAATTATTGTATGTTCTAACCGCTTAATTGCTGACATGGCTATGCCAGCAGCGTAATGCATTTCTGTTAATACACCTTAGGCCTGTAACGGAGCGTTAGTTGGTAAAAGCGCAGAGTTCTGTTATTCCGCAACATCTATGTATTTTTGAATACCATCACCAGCTCGCTCGTTGAAACAAGAAAACATTGCGTTGTGCCTTAATGAAAACAGTTCAGAATAATGCgtaaattttatttcattgtggGCATGGAAGCACTGCAATGACGCACGCTGACCAGACGCCTTTTCGCTTTCTCGCGTAGATTACAACAGTACTCGGAATCCTGGACTCATCTTGCGCTGAGCATGAAATATTGCTACGGCAATATTTCCGTTCTTGCCAGGCAACGTCCTCTGGCTCATCCCGTAGCCGTCCTCCGCATGTAGATGCATCCTCATTGGAGTATTTAAAGCATCACCAGTTCGGCAACCCCTTCAGTGGACATAGATGCACAGCAGTTAAGCACATCAACCAGACTCCTATCCGCTTTCTCGTGAAGGTAGACACCGCACCTTCGCTTTACTCGAGAAGGTCGAGCAATGTTTGCATGCTGCTGCTTTCATGCTCGCAACTCTTGTTTTCGTTGAGTCGCGACTGTTTTCAGGTTGCAGACTTGCTAATCATGATTAATGTAAGTACCTACCGCATTTTCCGGAAGTTGCCAGCAGCCGCGTCGGCGGCCGGAGCGGGCTCGTATCCGAGCGGCGACGTTACAGGCTCCGGCGCTGGCCTGCTGCGAGCGTAATCTGGCTGACGTAAGCCTGCGCCCTCGCTCAGGATGAGAGCGCTCCGAAGACTCGAAATATCTTGTCGCAAACGTTACCCGCTTACTTATCATCCAGGGAAAAAGAGCGAGGGCGAAGACTTACGTCAGGCAGTTTACActcttagggccgttgtacgatcgtttcggagcgccttccgcctcgtccgcttcgggagcgcagctggcggatccgcctcgttcggcgaacggatggaaagttggtgaacttcaactttctggcggacgagcgcatccggccggggaccggagtgcagctattggctgcttttcccgtgacgtcagtgacgtccgagcccctcctccctccgcctcggttctgctctgccccggcctgccggggcaagatggccatccgtcgactgaactggggagcgcggcctgggcagtggcagcgatgtcgcgaagcatattatattgtacacatcttgatattaccagtgttcagagcgactgcaaacttcgccgcgttcagcagtggcgagcgatagttccactagttgaattctgtaatcatctacgttgacggagatgacagagcgccgcttcaaaccgatgcaaacctgtgcagtggcggtgtcacgaagtgtttatttcgagctgtttttggtttttgcatgcgtttgtaattcctgctgcggctctgcaaaccgacgcaagacctgtgcaatggcggtgtcacgaagtgtttatttcgagctgtttgtggttgtggcaagcgttttgaatttctgctgcgagttattttcctgtgcgtgcgcaagtttcacagcatagcgacaagtgtccgcgtagtgaaagtgattatggtcggtgcgagtgctttcccgtcaaatcagcgatatgttcatctgcgaaaaactcgcgacgcccgccgttttccgaatgttgaaatgaacttggagctgtgcagctggtcgcttccgttgcgatggctgcagtgatcgtgaccgaggtgagcccacgacgttgtttctgctacatagcaaactgctgcgtgtgcgacttgacacgatcttggctgcacggccgtcgcagtgttttttgctgcgacaacagcagcgtcgccagtcttgtgcgtcttggtgcacgatacagtggtacgttttatgatcatgggtgcgcaggttgagacagtgtgccagcggcattatgtagcctgtgtgaaaaaaatcggtgcgcagtgcaaatgtcagttcgggggcaccgtcattttgtatgtgtgtgtgtgtgccacacgtcaaacaaaggtaccaaagtgaattaagctgtctctatgcttttgttggaggcctgtttgccaacatgattttgtcagtgccgagcagttgttgagcagcagcgcttaatgctatcagctgcattagtttatttgatgaggcattatcgaagccttcaagagatgtaatccatgcacatttgcatgttcatatgctgccttcatttgtttgtgactgcctatgaacacgattatttgcctgcagggtgatgataaccctggttggcctgcaagaacttgtgtcggcaatgtagtatgttccgggattttcttagccctcctcgcattttccacgagcagaaatttatttgctcatcagTAAATTCATAATTGAACATTCCTGACTTATATAAGTTGCCTGCAACACTTATCCGATCCCATCTGTTTCATGGTCATGACAGCACTATTCCTGCACATGTTATCAAACAACAGTTACAAGGCTTTTTTAATGCCTTGAAATGTGCTATGCACTGTTGCGTGGCGGTTGGCTTTGCAATACCAGTCTGCACTCATTCCTGCGAGCCCTGCAGTATTGACGCAACTGTGCATCAGTTGAGGCTGACACCAGATATAAattgaacccatttcttttttgcttggatcGGCAGAAATGGTTGTGGTCATTAGCATTCACAGATTCTCCACTTTGCACTGGAACAAAGTTCTGTTTCTGCCTAACGTGCATGCCTGAAACCAGAGCATTGCATTTTTCGTCTCGTAGTGCGCAAAATCTCTACACAAGGGTCGCTGACGAGAGCCGCCGACAAAAGCAGGAACTTAACACGCACACCATtgcgatgccga
The Amblyomma americanum isolate KBUSLIRL-KWMA chromosome 3, ASM5285725v1, whole genome shotgun sequence genome window above contains:
- the LOC144124146 gene encoding chitotriosidase-1-like, with amino-acid sequence MADNDGEDEKLAEDERRRILSRRQEEAPLVCFVRAVGFERTGTRRFKAGAVPADKCTHVVYSYLETDNKTGEFVFHKRGHKDEKDIIRELVNLKHDNRRLKVLFSYGGGAHVKSLLKCLRNDKDEKHLVDTIFSWINSLGLDGVNFHLERPGPFISVEKDVEKILQFIKESCLGRWSDAGVPRYKMVPGIATYGRSFTLTDPMYNGVSAKLNPKHPLGHAGNLTRTEGYLYYVETCRGAGYMGWKREWVKYAATPYIYHKDQWVSYDDKDSTDVKS